The following coding sequences are from one Bos mutus isolate GX-2022 chromosome 22, NWIPB_WYAK_1.1, whole genome shotgun sequence window:
- the ABTB1 gene encoding ankyrin repeat and BTB/POZ domain-containing protein 1 isoform X3, giving the protein MPASVDTRSWCSTCWPTEPAARPTPSMVSAASTARRATPSAGRCVTTDRLLEQGLHSDVVFVVHGRAFRAHRGVLGARSTYFAHMLDTKWKGKSAVVLRHPLINPVAFGALLQYLYTGCLDVGVEHVSDCERLARQCQLWGLLGGLEAKQASKPGVCMKVLTIEPPQADLQLREDLALLADCALPPELRGDLGELPFPCDGLSSCPDVCFRVGGYDFLCHKAFFCGRSEYFRALLDDHFQESEQLEASGGLPAVTLHSVSPEVFTHVLYYVYSDHTELPPELAYDVLSMADMYLLPGLKQLCGRSLAQQLDEDSVVGVWRVAKLFGLARLEDQCTKYMARVIEKLVQQEDFVEAVREEAAAVAGRQETDSIPLVDDIRFHMGSLVQTCHAMEQAAQRLRVLEELLVSIGLDC; this is encoded by the exons ATGCCTGCCTCTGTGGACACGAGGAGCTGGTGCTCTACCTGCTGGCCCACG GAGCCCGCTGCGAGGCCAACACCTTCGATGGTGAGCGCTGCCTCTACGGCGCGCAGAGCGACGCCATCCGCCGGGCGCTGCGTGACTACAGACAG GCTCCTGGAGCAGGGCCTCCACAGCGACGTGGTCTTCGTGGTGCACGGCAGGGCCTTCCGGGCGCACCGCGGCGTGCTGGGCGCGCGCAGCACCTATTTCGCCCACATGCTCGACACCAAGTGGAAGGGCAAGAGCGCCGTGGTCCTCAGGCACCCCCTG ATCAACCCCGTGGCTTTCGGGGCGCTGTTGCAGTACCTGTACACAG GCTGCCTGGACGTCGGCGTGGAGCACGTCAGCGACTGCGAGCGCCTGGCCCGGCAGTGCCAGCTATGGGGCCTGCTCGGCGGCCTGGAGGCCAAAC AGGCGTCTAAGCCGGGCGTGTGCATGAAGGTGCTGACCATCGAGCCCCCCCAGGCGGACCTGCAGCTGCGGGAGGACCTGGCCCTACTGGCTGACTGCGCCCTGCCCCCTGAGCTCCGG GGCGATCTCGGGGAGCTGCCCTTCCCCTGCGATGGCCTCAGCAGCTGCCCTGACGTCTGCTTCCGTGTGGGCGGTTACGACTTCCTGTGTCACAAG GCCTTCTTCTGTGGCCGCAGCGAGTACTTCCGGGCCCTGCTGGACGACCACTTCCAGGAGAGTGAGCAGCTGGAGGCGTCGGGCGGCCTCCCGGCCGTCACCCTGCACAGCGTCTCGCCCGAGGTCTTCACGCATGTACTGTACTACGTGTACAGCGACCACACCGAG CTGCCACCCGAGTTGGCCTACGACGTGCTGAGCATGGCCGACATGTACCTGCTGCCGGGCCTGAAGCAGCTGTGTGGCCGCAGCTTGGCCCAGCAGCTGGACGAGGACAGCGTGGTGGGGGTGTGGCGTGTGGCCAAGCTGTTTGGCCTGGCGCGCCTGGAGGACCAGTGTACCAAGTACATGGCCAGGGTCATTGAGAAG CTGGTGCAGCAGGAGGACTTTGTGGAGGCCGTGCGGGAGGAGGCCGCGGCTGTGGCCGGCCGGCAGGAGACGGACTCCATCCCGCTGGTGGACGACATCCGATTCCACATGGGCAGCCTGGTGCAGACCTGCCATGCCATGGAGCAGGCCGCGCAGCGCCTGCGGGTGCTGGAGGAGCTGCTGGTATCCATTGGCCTGGACTGCTGA
- the ABTB1 gene encoding ankyrin repeat and BTB/POZ domain-containing protein 1 isoform X1: MDTCDLFSSCRKGDVGRVRYLLEQRDVEVNVRDKWDSTPLYYACLCGHEELVLYLLAHGARCEANTFDGERCLYGAQSDAIRRALRDYRQVTASFWRRDLYYNFLLRLLEQGLHSDVVFVVHGRAFRAHRGVLGARSTYFAHMLDTKWKGKSAVVLRHPLINPVAFGALLQYLYTGCLDVGVEHVSDCERLARQCQLWGLLGGLEAKQASKPGVCMKVLTIEPPQADLQLREDLALLADCALPPELRGDLGELPFPCDGLSSCPDVCFRVGGYDFLCHKAFFCGRSEYFRALLDDHFQESEQLEASGGLPAVTLHSVSPEVFTHVLYYVYSDHTELPPELAYDVLSMADMYLLPGLKQLCGRSLAQQLDEDSVVGVWRVAKLFGLARLEDQCTKYMARVIEKLVQQEDFVEAVREEAAAVAGRQETDSIPLVDDIRFHMGSLVQTCHAMEQAAQRLRVLEELLVSIGLDC, encoded by the exons ATGGATACCTGCGATCTGTTCTCCAGCTGCAGGAAGGGGGACGTGGGCCGAGTGCG GTACCTGCTGGAGCAGCGAGACGTGGAGGTGAACGTGCGCGACAAGTGGGACAGCACCCCCCT GTACTATGCCTGCCTCTGTGGACACGAGGAGCTGGTGCTCTACCTGCTGGCCCACG GAGCCCGCTGCGAGGCCAACACCTTCGATGGTGAGCGCTGCCTCTACGGCGCGCAGAGCGACGCCATCCGCCGGGCGCTGCGTGACTACAGACAGGTGACGGCCTCCTTCTGGCGGCGGGACCTCTACTACAATTTCCTGCTGCG GCTCCTGGAGCAGGGCCTCCACAGCGACGTGGTCTTCGTGGTGCACGGCAGGGCCTTCCGGGCGCACCGCGGCGTGCTGGGCGCGCGCAGCACCTATTTCGCCCACATGCTCGACACCAAGTGGAAGGGCAAGAGCGCCGTGGTCCTCAGGCACCCCCTG ATCAACCCCGTGGCTTTCGGGGCGCTGTTGCAGTACCTGTACACAG GCTGCCTGGACGTCGGCGTGGAGCACGTCAGCGACTGCGAGCGCCTGGCCCGGCAGTGCCAGCTATGGGGCCTGCTCGGCGGCCTGGAGGCCAAAC AGGCGTCTAAGCCGGGCGTGTGCATGAAGGTGCTGACCATCGAGCCCCCCCAGGCGGACCTGCAGCTGCGGGAGGACCTGGCCCTACTGGCTGACTGCGCCCTGCCCCCTGAGCTCCGG GGCGATCTCGGGGAGCTGCCCTTCCCCTGCGATGGCCTCAGCAGCTGCCCTGACGTCTGCTTCCGTGTGGGCGGTTACGACTTCCTGTGTCACAAG GCCTTCTTCTGTGGCCGCAGCGAGTACTTCCGGGCCCTGCTGGACGACCACTTCCAGGAGAGTGAGCAGCTGGAGGCGTCGGGCGGCCTCCCGGCCGTCACCCTGCACAGCGTCTCGCCCGAGGTCTTCACGCATGTACTGTACTACGTGTACAGCGACCACACCGAG CTGCCACCCGAGTTGGCCTACGACGTGCTGAGCATGGCCGACATGTACCTGCTGCCGGGCCTGAAGCAGCTGTGTGGCCGCAGCTTGGCCCAGCAGCTGGACGAGGACAGCGTGGTGGGGGTGTGGCGTGTGGCCAAGCTGTTTGGCCTGGCGCGCCTGGAGGACCAGTGTACCAAGTACATGGCCAGGGTCATTGAGAAG CTGGTGCAGCAGGAGGACTTTGTGGAGGCCGTGCGGGAGGAGGCCGCGGCTGTGGCCGGCCGGCAGGAGACGGACTCCATCCCGCTGGTGGACGACATCCGATTCCACATGGGCAGCCTGGTGCAGACCTGCCATGCCATGGAGCAGGCCGCGCAGCGCCTGCGGGTGCTGGAGGAGCTGCTGGTATCCATTGGCCTGGACTGCTGA
- the ABTB1 gene encoding ankyrin repeat and BTB/POZ domain-containing protein 1 isoform X4, whose amino-acid sequence MDTCDLFSSCRKGDVGRVRYLLEQRDVEVNVRDKWDSTPLYYACLCGHEELVLYLLAHGARCEANTFDGERCLYGAQSDAIRRALRDYRQINPVAFGALLQYLYTGCLDVGVEHVSDCERLARQCQLWGLLGGLEAKQASKPGVCMKVLTIEPPQADLQLREDLALLADCALPPELRGDLGELPFPCDGLSSCPDVCFRVGGYDFLCHKAFFCGRSEYFRALLDDHFQESEQLEASGGLPAVTLHSVSPEVFTHVLYYVYSDHTELPPELAYDVLSMADMYLLPGLKQLCGRSLAQQLDEDSVVGVWRVAKLFGLARLEDQCTKYMARVIEKLVQQEDFVEAVREEAAAVAGRQETDSIPLVDDIRFHMGSLVQTCHAMEQAAQRLRVLEELLVSIGLDC is encoded by the exons ATGGATACCTGCGATCTGTTCTCCAGCTGCAGGAAGGGGGACGTGGGCCGAGTGCG GTACCTGCTGGAGCAGCGAGACGTGGAGGTGAACGTGCGCGACAAGTGGGACAGCACCCCCCT GTACTATGCCTGCCTCTGTGGACACGAGGAGCTGGTGCTCTACCTGCTGGCCCACG GAGCCCGCTGCGAGGCCAACACCTTCGATGGTGAGCGCTGCCTCTACGGCGCGCAGAGCGACGCCATCCGCCGGGCGCTGCGTGACTACAGACAG ATCAACCCCGTGGCTTTCGGGGCGCTGTTGCAGTACCTGTACACAG GCTGCCTGGACGTCGGCGTGGAGCACGTCAGCGACTGCGAGCGCCTGGCCCGGCAGTGCCAGCTATGGGGCCTGCTCGGCGGCCTGGAGGCCAAAC AGGCGTCTAAGCCGGGCGTGTGCATGAAGGTGCTGACCATCGAGCCCCCCCAGGCGGACCTGCAGCTGCGGGAGGACCTGGCCCTACTGGCTGACTGCGCCCTGCCCCCTGAGCTCCGG GGCGATCTCGGGGAGCTGCCCTTCCCCTGCGATGGCCTCAGCAGCTGCCCTGACGTCTGCTTCCGTGTGGGCGGTTACGACTTCCTGTGTCACAAG GCCTTCTTCTGTGGCCGCAGCGAGTACTTCCGGGCCCTGCTGGACGACCACTTCCAGGAGAGTGAGCAGCTGGAGGCGTCGGGCGGCCTCCCGGCCGTCACCCTGCACAGCGTCTCGCCCGAGGTCTTCACGCATGTACTGTACTACGTGTACAGCGACCACACCGAG CTGCCACCCGAGTTGGCCTACGACGTGCTGAGCATGGCCGACATGTACCTGCTGCCGGGCCTGAAGCAGCTGTGTGGCCGCAGCTTGGCCCAGCAGCTGGACGAGGACAGCGTGGTGGGGGTGTGGCGTGTGGCCAAGCTGTTTGGCCTGGCGCGCCTGGAGGACCAGTGTACCAAGTACATGGCCAGGGTCATTGAGAAG CTGGTGCAGCAGGAGGACTTTGTGGAGGCCGTGCGGGAGGAGGCCGCGGCTGTGGCCGGCCGGCAGGAGACGGACTCCATCCCGCTGGTGGACGACATCCGATTCCACATGGGCAGCCTGGTGCAGACCTGCCATGCCATGGAGCAGGCCGCGCAGCGCCTGCGGGTGCTGGAGGAGCTGCTGGTATCCATTGGCCTGGACTGCTGA
- the ABTB1 gene encoding ankyrin repeat and BTB/POZ domain-containing protein 1 isoform X2, whose protein sequence is MDTCDLFSSCRKGDVGRVRYYACLCGHEELVLYLLAHGARCEANTFDGERCLYGAQSDAIRRALRDYRQVTASFWRRDLYYNFLLRLLEQGLHSDVVFVVHGRAFRAHRGVLGARSTYFAHMLDTKWKGKSAVVLRHPLINPVAFGALLQYLYTGCLDVGVEHVSDCERLARQCQLWGLLGGLEAKQASKPGVCMKVLTIEPPQADLQLREDLALLADCALPPELRGDLGELPFPCDGLSSCPDVCFRVGGYDFLCHKAFFCGRSEYFRALLDDHFQESEQLEASGGLPAVTLHSVSPEVFTHVLYYVYSDHTELPPELAYDVLSMADMYLLPGLKQLCGRSLAQQLDEDSVVGVWRVAKLFGLARLEDQCTKYMARVIEKLVQQEDFVEAVREEAAAVAGRQETDSIPLVDDIRFHMGSLVQTCHAMEQAAQRLRVLEELLVSIGLDC, encoded by the exons ATGGATACCTGCGATCTGTTCTCCAGCTGCAGGAAGGGGGACGTGGGCCGAGTGCG GTACTATGCCTGCCTCTGTGGACACGAGGAGCTGGTGCTCTACCTGCTGGCCCACG GAGCCCGCTGCGAGGCCAACACCTTCGATGGTGAGCGCTGCCTCTACGGCGCGCAGAGCGACGCCATCCGCCGGGCGCTGCGTGACTACAGACAGGTGACGGCCTCCTTCTGGCGGCGGGACCTCTACTACAATTTCCTGCTGCG GCTCCTGGAGCAGGGCCTCCACAGCGACGTGGTCTTCGTGGTGCACGGCAGGGCCTTCCGGGCGCACCGCGGCGTGCTGGGCGCGCGCAGCACCTATTTCGCCCACATGCTCGACACCAAGTGGAAGGGCAAGAGCGCCGTGGTCCTCAGGCACCCCCTG ATCAACCCCGTGGCTTTCGGGGCGCTGTTGCAGTACCTGTACACAG GCTGCCTGGACGTCGGCGTGGAGCACGTCAGCGACTGCGAGCGCCTGGCCCGGCAGTGCCAGCTATGGGGCCTGCTCGGCGGCCTGGAGGCCAAAC AGGCGTCTAAGCCGGGCGTGTGCATGAAGGTGCTGACCATCGAGCCCCCCCAGGCGGACCTGCAGCTGCGGGAGGACCTGGCCCTACTGGCTGACTGCGCCCTGCCCCCTGAGCTCCGG GGCGATCTCGGGGAGCTGCCCTTCCCCTGCGATGGCCTCAGCAGCTGCCCTGACGTCTGCTTCCGTGTGGGCGGTTACGACTTCCTGTGTCACAAG GCCTTCTTCTGTGGCCGCAGCGAGTACTTCCGGGCCCTGCTGGACGACCACTTCCAGGAGAGTGAGCAGCTGGAGGCGTCGGGCGGCCTCCCGGCCGTCACCCTGCACAGCGTCTCGCCCGAGGTCTTCACGCATGTACTGTACTACGTGTACAGCGACCACACCGAG CTGCCACCCGAGTTGGCCTACGACGTGCTGAGCATGGCCGACATGTACCTGCTGCCGGGCCTGAAGCAGCTGTGTGGCCGCAGCTTGGCCCAGCAGCTGGACGAGGACAGCGTGGTGGGGGTGTGGCGTGTGGCCAAGCTGTTTGGCCTGGCGCGCCTGGAGGACCAGTGTACCAAGTACATGGCCAGGGTCATTGAGAAG CTGGTGCAGCAGGAGGACTTTGTGGAGGCCGTGCGGGAGGAGGCCGCGGCTGTGGCCGGCCGGCAGGAGACGGACTCCATCCCGCTGGTGGACGACATCCGATTCCACATGGGCAGCCTGGTGCAGACCTGCCATGCCATGGAGCAGGCCGCGCAGCGCCTGCGGGTGCTGGAGGAGCTGCTGGTATCCATTGGCCTGGACTGCTGA
- the ABTB1 gene encoding ankyrin repeat and BTB/POZ domain-containing protein 1 isoform X5: MLDTKWKGKSAVVLRHPLINPVAFGALLQYLYTGCLDVGVEHVSDCERLARQCQLWGLLGGLEAKQASKPGVCMKVLTIEPPQADLQLREDLALLADCALPPELRGDLGELPFPCDGLSSCPDVCFRVGGYDFLCHKAFFCGRSEYFRALLDDHFQESEQLEASGGLPAVTLHSVSPEVFTHVLYYVYSDHTELPPELAYDVLSMADMYLLPGLKQLCGRSLAQQLDEDSVVGVWRVAKLFGLARLEDQCTKYMARVIEKLVQQEDFVEAVREEAAAVAGRQETDSIPLVDDIRFHMGSLVQTCHAMEQAAQRLRVLEELLVSIGLDC; encoded by the exons ATGCTCGACACCAAGTGGAAGGGCAAGAGCGCCGTGGTCCTCAGGCACCCCCTG ATCAACCCCGTGGCTTTCGGGGCGCTGTTGCAGTACCTGTACACAG GCTGCCTGGACGTCGGCGTGGAGCACGTCAGCGACTGCGAGCGCCTGGCCCGGCAGTGCCAGCTATGGGGCCTGCTCGGCGGCCTGGAGGCCAAAC AGGCGTCTAAGCCGGGCGTGTGCATGAAGGTGCTGACCATCGAGCCCCCCCAGGCGGACCTGCAGCTGCGGGAGGACCTGGCCCTACTGGCTGACTGCGCCCTGCCCCCTGAGCTCCGG GGCGATCTCGGGGAGCTGCCCTTCCCCTGCGATGGCCTCAGCAGCTGCCCTGACGTCTGCTTCCGTGTGGGCGGTTACGACTTCCTGTGTCACAAG GCCTTCTTCTGTGGCCGCAGCGAGTACTTCCGGGCCCTGCTGGACGACCACTTCCAGGAGAGTGAGCAGCTGGAGGCGTCGGGCGGCCTCCCGGCCGTCACCCTGCACAGCGTCTCGCCCGAGGTCTTCACGCATGTACTGTACTACGTGTACAGCGACCACACCGAG CTGCCACCCGAGTTGGCCTACGACGTGCTGAGCATGGCCGACATGTACCTGCTGCCGGGCCTGAAGCAGCTGTGTGGCCGCAGCTTGGCCCAGCAGCTGGACGAGGACAGCGTGGTGGGGGTGTGGCGTGTGGCCAAGCTGTTTGGCCTGGCGCGCCTGGAGGACCAGTGTACCAAGTACATGGCCAGGGTCATTGAGAAG CTGGTGCAGCAGGAGGACTTTGTGGAGGCCGTGCGGGAGGAGGCCGCGGCTGTGGCCGGCCGGCAGGAGACGGACTCCATCCCGCTGGTGGACGACATCCGATTCCACATGGGCAGCCTGGTGCAGACCTGCCATGCCATGGAGCAGGCCGCGCAGCGCCTGCGGGTGCTGGAGGAGCTGCTGGTATCCATTGGCCTGGACTGCTGA